One stretch of Bosea vaviloviae DNA includes these proteins:
- a CDS encoding ABC transporter ATP-binding protein, whose product MSGAADPVPVLEVRDLQAHFRTHYFGVNREVRAVDGVTFDVNRNEIYGLAGESSSGKTTLIKTIAGLLKPPLEMVGGSARFSFLPGWDALGRAPPEVVRAIRWRHLSYIMQGSMNVLNPLRRIKYSFRDFAWRHLGGSKVEFDARAAAHLERVKLDPSVLAAYPHELSGGMRQRVTIALATICKPDFIIADEPTTALDVVVQKDVLGMIRTIQREMGSSVLFITHDMGVHAALTDRLGIMYAGRLVEDGETLEIFARPLHPYTRHLIGSLPRIGDTEQREGLEGTPPNLAAPPPGCRFHPRCPLAMPVCTTIVPAMVETLPGHRVACHAVNPGMAA is encoded by the coding sequence ATGAGTGGTGCGGCCGATCCGGTGCCGGTGCTCGAGGTCCGCGACCTGCAGGCGCATTTTCGCACCCATTATTTCGGCGTCAACCGCGAGGTCAGGGCGGTGGATGGCGTCACCTTCGATGTGAACCGCAACGAGATCTATGGCCTGGCAGGCGAGTCCAGCTCCGGCAAGACGACGTTGATCAAGACGATTGCCGGGCTGCTGAAGCCGCCGCTCGAAATGGTCGGCGGCTCGGCCCGCTTTTCCTTCCTGCCGGGCTGGGATGCGCTCGGGCGGGCGCCGCCGGAGGTGGTACGCGCCATCCGCTGGCGGCACCTCTCCTACATCATGCAAGGCTCGATGAATGTGCTGAACCCGCTCAGGCGGATCAAATACAGCTTCCGCGATTTCGCCTGGCGCCATCTCGGCGGCAGCAAGGTCGAGTTCGACGCCAGGGCGGCGGCGCATCTCGAGCGCGTCAAGCTCGATCCTTCCGTGCTCGCCGCCTATCCCCACGAGCTCTCCGGCGGCATGCGCCAGCGCGTCACCATCGCGCTCGCGACGATCTGCAAGCCGGATTTCATCATCGCCGACGAGCCGACGACGGCGCTCGACGTGGTCGTACAGAAGGACGTGCTGGGGATGATCCGCACGATCCAGCGCGAAATGGGCTCGAGCGTATTGTTCATCACGCACGACATGGGCGTGCATGCGGCGCTGACCGACCGTCTCGGCATCATGTATGCCGGGCGACTGGTGGAGGATGGCGAGACGCTCGAGATCTTCGCGCGCCCGCTGCATCCCTATACGCGCCACCTGATCGGCAGCCTGCCGCGCATCGGCGATACCGAGCAGCGCGAGGGCCTGGAGGGCACGCCGCCCAACCTCGCTGCCCCGCCGCCGGGCTGCCGCTTCCATCCGCGCTGCCCGCTCGCCATGCCCGTCTGCACGACGATCGTGCCGGCCATGGTCGAGACGCTGCCCGGCCATCGCGTCGCCTGTCACGCGGTCAATCCGGGGATGGCGGCATGA
- a CDS encoding S9 family peptidase → MPPRAEIRTQTKTVHGVELRDDYGWLRASNWKDVLRDPDALPKDIRDYLEAENTYCKTLMAPTRPLQRALVKEMRGRIKEDDTSVPQPDGPFLYYSRYRKGGEHPLICRKPRHAKAGSKPREQIMLDADALSEGKDFFDLGDASHSPDHNLLAWSADEAGSELHSIRVRDLATREDLEDRIDDTTGEMVWARDSRSFAYVRLDADHRPSRVFRHRLGTDPASDELLHDESDAGMFVDIDETQSGRFLLISIGDHETSEIRVVDLALPDSRPVTIAPRQLGRQYSVEHHGEAFLILTNAEGAEDFKIVTAPLASPGSEQWRDLVPHRQGTLILSHLCLAGRLIRLEREDGLPRIVIRDLASGSESQIAFDEEAYGLGLDAGYEFETDSLRFIYASMARPAETYDYDMATEERTLLKRQEVPSGHDPAAYRVRRIFATAKDGAKVPVSLLHRADTKLDGSAPCLLYGYGSYGSAMSASFRTRPLSLVDRGFVYAIAHVRGGTDKGWRWYLDGKRDKKTNTFTDFIAAAEALIETGFTARGRIVAQGGSAGGMLMGAVANMAPSLFAGILAEVPFVDVLNTILDDTLPLTPPEWPEWGDPIRDVAAFETIRSYSPYDNVQAQAYPPILAMGGLTDPRVTYWEPAKWVARLRATMTGGGPVMLHTNMEAGHGGSAGRFDSLKETALSYAFAIQAIGEAWPKAGGQEAGGPEA, encoded by the coding sequence ATGCCTCCGCGAGCCGAGATCCGCACGCAGACGAAGACCGTCCACGGCGTGGAACTTCGAGACGACTATGGCTGGCTGCGCGCCTCGAATTGGAAAGATGTGCTGCGTGACCCGGACGCGCTGCCGAAGGACATTCGAGACTATCTCGAAGCCGAAAACACCTATTGCAAGACGCTGATGGCCCCGACGCGCCCGCTGCAGCGCGCGCTCGTCAAGGAAATGCGCGGGCGGATCAAAGAAGACGACACCAGCGTGCCGCAGCCCGACGGCCCGTTCCTGTATTATTCGCGCTATCGCAAGGGCGGCGAACATCCCCTGATCTGCCGCAAGCCGCGCCACGCCAAGGCCGGGAGCAAGCCGCGCGAGCAGATCATGCTCGACGCCGACGCCCTCTCCGAGGGCAAGGATTTCTTCGACCTCGGCGACGCCAGTCACAGCCCCGACCACAACCTGCTCGCCTGGAGTGCCGACGAGGCCGGCTCGGAATTGCACAGCATCCGGGTCCGCGATCTCGCCACTCGCGAGGATCTGGAAGACCGTATCGACGATACAACCGGAGAGATGGTCTGGGCGCGCGATTCACGCTCCTTCGCCTATGTCCGGCTCGATGCCGACCACAGGCCGTCCAGGGTCTTCCGACACCGTCTTGGAACGGATCCTGCGAGCGATGAGCTCCTGCATGACGAAAGCGATGCCGGCATGTTCGTCGACATCGACGAAACCCAGTCGGGCCGCTTCCTGCTGATCTCGATCGGCGATCACGAGACCTCGGAGATCCGGGTCGTCGATCTCGCTTTGCCCGATTCACGGCCGGTGACGATCGCCCCGCGCCAGCTCGGCCGCCAGTACAGCGTCGAGCATCACGGCGAGGCGTTCCTGATCCTGACCAATGCCGAAGGCGCCGAGGACTTCAAGATCGTCACCGCCCCCCTCGCCTCGCCCGGGTCCGAGCAGTGGCGCGATCTCGTGCCGCACAGGCAGGGAACGCTGATCCTCAGCCATCTCTGTCTCGCGGGCCGATTGATCCGGCTCGAGCGCGAGGACGGCCTGCCGCGCATCGTGATCCGCGACCTCGCCAGCGGCAGCGAGAGCCAGATCGCCTTCGATGAAGAGGCCTATGGCCTGGGCCTCGACGCCGGCTATGAATTCGAGACCGACAGCCTGCGCTTCATCTACGCCTCGATGGCGCGGCCGGCCGAGACCTATGATTACGACATGGCGACCGAAGAGCGCACTCTGCTGAAACGGCAGGAGGTGCCGTCCGGCCATGACCCGGCGGCCTATCGCGTGCGCCGCATCTTCGCGACAGCCAAAGACGGCGCCAAGGTGCCGGTCTCCCTGCTGCACCGGGCGGATACAAAGCTCGACGGCTCGGCGCCCTGCTTGCTCTATGGCTATGGCTCCTATGGCTCGGCGATGTCGGCCTCGTTCCGGACGCGGCCCCTGAGCCTGGTCGATCGCGGCTTCGTCTACGCCATCGCCCATGTGCGCGGCGGCACCGACAAGGGCTGGCGCTGGTATCTCGACGGCAAGCGCGACAAGAAGACCAACACCTTCACCGATTTCATCGCCGCCGCCGAGGCGCTCATCGAAACGGGCTTCACGGCGCGCGGGCGCATCGTGGCGCAGGGTGGCAGCGCCGGCGGGATGCTGATGGGCGCCGTCGCCAACATGGCCCCGAGCCTCTTCGCCGGCATCCTCGCCGAGGTGCCCTTCGTCGACGTGCTCAACACGATCCTCGACGACACCTTGCCGCTGACCCCGCCGGAATGGCCGGAATGGGGCGATCCGATCCGCGATGTCGCAGCCTTCGAAACGATCCGCAGCTACTCGCCCTATGACAACGTCCAGGCCCAGGCCTATCCACCGATCCTGGCGATGGGCGGCCTCACCGATCCGCGCGTGACCTATTGGGAGCCGGCGAAATGGGTGGCGCGGCTGCGCGCGACCATGACCGGCGGCGGCCCGGTGATGCTCCACACCAATATGGAGGCCGGCCATGGCGGCTCGGCCGGGCGCTTCGATTCCCTGAAGGAAACCGCCCTATCCTATGCCTTCGCGATCCAGGCCATCGGAGAAGCCTGGCCCAAGGCGGGTGGGCAAGAGGCTGGTGGGCCAGAAGCCTGA
- a CDS encoding MucR family transcriptional regulator — translation MTDNDGSDFIELTADIVSAYVSNNSVPVSELPALISDVHAALSRVVGGAAPVLPAEAPKPAIPVKKSITADYLICLEDGKKFKSLKRHLRTQYNMSPEQYREKWGLPPDYPMVAPNYAEARSQLAKKMGLGQQRRKRR, via the coding sequence ATGACTGATAATGACGGTTCGGATTTCATCGAGCTGACGGCTGACATCGTCTCGGCCTATGTCTCGAACAATTCTGTCCCTGTATCCGAATTACCTGCTCTGATCAGTGATGTGCATGCTGCGCTGAGCCGCGTTGTTGGCGGTGCCGCTCCGGTCCTGCCGGCAGAGGCGCCCAAGCCCGCGATTCCGGTCAAGAAGTCGATCACGGCCGATTACCTGATCTGCCTTGAGGACGGAAAGAAGTTCAAGTCGCTGAAGCGCCATCTGCGGACGCAATACAATATGTCCCCGGAGCAGTACCGCGAGAAGTGGGGCCTGCCGCCCGATTATCCGATGGTCGCCCCCAACTATGCCGAAGCGCGCTCGCAGCTCGCCAAGAAGATGGGCCTCGGCCAGCAGCGCCGCAAGCGCCGCTGA
- a CDS encoding alpha-N-arabinofuranosidase, whose amino-acid sequence MRKASITFDRAFAIGDTDPRLFGAFVEHLGRCVYGGIYEPGHPSADKRGFRKDVLDLVKELGPTIMRYPGGNFVSGYNWEDGVGPVKDRPARLDLAWFTTEPNSFGTNEFIDWCRAAKIDPMLAVNLGTRDGDAARNLVEYCNHPGGTAWSDLRIKHGWKKPHGVKFWCLGNEVDGPWQMEHKTATEYGRVAHEAAKMMRWIDPSIELAACGSSGRNMPTYGRWEDEVLEHTFDQVEFISLHTYFNNYAGDTKAFLASPDLMDQFIEEVVAISDAVAARRRSDKRIMLSFDEWNVWYRTRRVRADRVKEGWPVAPPILEEIYSMEDALVFGGACISLLNHADRVKTACLAQLVNVIAPIMTETGGPAWRQTIFWPFAQMSRLGRGTVLKAIVKSESYQASYFDPRGKQDLYYPIDAPYLKASVVSDDKGVSLFLLNRDLEGSLDVTVNARGFGKLKVAEATELRHKDLKAVNSKKEPLKVKPASLKGVSTKSDEITLELQPASWNVIRLES is encoded by the coding sequence ATGAGAAAAGCCAGCATCACCTTCGACCGCGCCTTCGCCATCGGCGACACCGACCCGCGGCTCTTCGGCGCCTTCGTCGAGCATCTGGGCCGCTGCGTCTATGGCGGCATTTACGAGCCCGGCCATCCCAGTGCCGACAAGCGCGGCTTCCGCAAGGACGTGCTCGATCTCGTCAAGGAGCTCGGCCCGACGATCATGCGCTATCCGGGCGGCAATTTCGTCTCCGGCTACAACTGGGAGGACGGGGTCGGCCCGGTCAAAGACCGGCCCGCGCGGCTCGATCTCGCCTGGTTCACCACCGAGCCGAACAGCTTCGGCACGAACGAGTTCATCGACTGGTGCCGGGCAGCGAAAATCGACCCCATGCTCGCCGTCAATCTCGGCACGCGAGACGGCGATGCGGCGCGCAATCTCGTCGAATACTGCAACCATCCCGGCGGCACGGCCTGGTCGGATCTGCGCATCAAGCACGGCTGGAAGAAGCCGCACGGCGTGAAGTTCTGGTGCCTCGGCAACGAGGTCGATGGCCCCTGGCAGATGGAGCACAAGACGGCGACGGAATACGGGCGCGTCGCGCATGAGGCGGCGAAGATGATGCGCTGGATCGACCCGTCGATCGAGCTCGCCGCCTGCGGATCCTCGGGCCGCAATATGCCGACCTATGGCCGCTGGGAAGACGAGGTGCTGGAGCACACTTTCGATCAGGTCGAGTTCATCTCGCTGCACACCTATTTCAACAACTATGCCGGCGACACCAAGGCCTTCCTCGCCAGTCCCGACCTGATGGATCAGTTCATCGAGGAGGTCGTCGCAATCTCCGACGCCGTTGCGGCGCGGCGCCGCTCCGACAAGCGCATCATGCTGAGCTTCGACGAATGGAACGTGTGGTACCGGACGCGGCGCGTGCGGGCCGACCGCGTCAAGGAAGGCTGGCCGGTGGCGCCACCGATCCTCGAGGAAATCTACTCCATGGAGGACGCGCTCGTCTTCGGCGGCGCCTGCATCTCGCTTCTCAATCACGCCGATCGCGTGAAGACCGCCTGCCTCGCGCAACTTGTCAACGTCATCGCCCCGATCATGACCGAAACCGGTGGCCCGGCCTGGCGCCAGACGATCTTCTGGCCCTTCGCGCAGATGAGCCGGCTGGGGCGCGGGACCGTGCTCAAGGCCATCGTCAAATCCGAAAGCTACCAGGCCTCCTATTTCGATCCGCGCGGCAAGCAGGACCTCTACTATCCGATTGACGCGCCCTATCTGAAGGCGTCGGTGGTCAGCGACGACAAGGGCGTCTCGCTCTTCCTGCTCAACCGCGATCTGGAAGGCAGCCTCGACGTCACGGTCAATGCGCGCGGCTTCGGCAAGCTCAAGGTCGCCGAGGCGACCGAGTTGCGCCACAAAGATCTGAAGGCGGTCAACAGCAAGAAGGAGCCGCTCAAGGTCAAACCGGCGTCATTGAAGGGCGTCTCGACCAAATCGGATGAGATCACCTTGGAATTGCAACCGGCCTCGTGGAATGTGATCAGGCTCGAAAGCTGA
- a CDS encoding NAD(P)/FAD-dependent oxidoreductase, producing MPSYPDTFYARTIATRHDRPPLRGPVEVETCIVGGGLAGLTCAYELARAGRSVAVLEAQAVGWGASGRNGGFVGSGYSRGYASIAGAIGEDKARTLHRLSIEGMRIVADTIRDLGVTDSVAPLPGKVAAVRYDSGDRLQRTAERLARDFGYDVEFWPREQVREVLRSPSYHKALFDPNSFHIHPLNYARALADAIEALGGLVLEDARVVSADLSGAQKRVATAGGSVTAKNVVIACGGYTDGLVPKLRASHLPIATYVLTTEAAPDALAQVIGTRAAVSDDRRAGDYYRLVEDGQRLLWGGRITTRTSEPRDLAALLRRTMIATYPQLAELKIEMAWSGLMSYARHLMPQIGRLGPGVWHCMGFGGHGLNTTAIGGRVVAEGILDTSDRHTLFEPFGLVWNGGPFGTAAVQATYWSYQVADWWRERRTP from the coding sequence ATGCCGAGCTATCCCGACACCTTCTATGCTCGCACCATTGCGACGAGGCACGACCGGCCTCCCCTGCGCGGACCTGTCGAGGTCGAGACCTGCATCGTCGGCGGCGGGCTGGCCGGGCTGACCTGCGCGTATGAACTCGCCCGCGCTGGGCGTTCGGTCGCGGTGCTGGAGGCGCAAGCCGTCGGCTGGGGCGCGTCGGGGCGCAATGGCGGCTTCGTCGGCTCGGGCTATTCGCGCGGCTACGCCTCGATCGCCGGCGCCATCGGCGAAGACAAGGCCCGCACTCTGCACAGGCTTTCGATCGAGGGCATGCGCATCGTCGCCGACACGATCCGTGACCTCGGCGTGACGGACAGCGTCGCGCCCCTTCCCGGCAAGGTCGCCGCCGTCCGTTACGACAGCGGCGACAGGCTGCAGCGGACTGCAGAGCGGCTGGCGCGCGACTTCGGCTACGACGTGGAATTCTGGCCCCGGGAACAGGTTCGCGAGGTGCTGCGCTCGCCGAGCTATCATAAGGCTCTGTTCGATCCCAATTCCTTTCACATCCATCCGCTGAACTATGCCCGCGCGCTCGCCGACGCGATCGAGGCGCTGGGCGGGCTGGTCCTCGAGGATGCCCGCGTCGTCTCGGCCGATCTTTCGGGTGCGCAAAAGCGTGTCGCCACCGCGGGCGGATCGGTCACAGCGAAGAATGTCGTGATTGCCTGCGGCGGCTACACCGACGGGCTGGTGCCGAAGCTGCGCGCCAGCCATTTGCCGATCGCAACCTATGTGCTGACGACCGAAGCCGCGCCCGATGCGCTGGCGCAGGTCATAGGCACGCGCGCCGCCGTCAGCGACGACCGCCGCGCCGGGGATTACTACCGCCTGGTCGAGGACGGGCAGCGCCTGCTCTGGGGCGGGCGCATCACCACCCGGACCAGCGAGCCGCGCGATCTCGCAGCGCTGCTACGCCGGACGATGATCGCGACCTATCCGCAGCTTGCGGAGCTGAAGATCGAGATGGCCTGGTCGGGCCTGATGTCCTATGCGCGGCATCTGATGCCGCAGATCGGCCGGCTCGGGCCCGGTGTCTGGCATTGCATGGGCTTCGGCGGGCACGGCCTCAATACGACGGCAATTGGCGGGCGCGTCGTCGCAGAGGGCATTCTGGACACAAGCGACCGCCACACCCTGTTCGAGCCCTTCGGCCTGGTCTGGAACGGCGGCCCCTTCGGTACGGCCGCTGTCCAGGCAACCTATTGGAGCTATCAGGTCGCCGACTGGTGGCGCGAGCGACGGACGCCTTGA
- a CDS encoding methyl-accepting chemotaxis protein, translating to MKWFKRADKAATPAQALAARDGVAQSLGSQIAGAAVALVAIAIVFVVVAVARYNDTKTRGDLEQKMTALTTMVVNASPALILARDTTTLGYILESLRRDPDFDSGIVADDLSVLAGAGRTEEARLSLTPRALTAALGRAPWDVMAGVTSTEIEDQTYVTKLHVVKVGGIQKQIGYIAVRFDKTRLVARSTWEQVATIGFGIAILLVLGPLLWISLSRTMKPLKSMTRAIVSISDGKLDTPIDALGRRDEIGAIAHALGILKVRLGERAVLQEKQHVSETERRQHQQRVDEAIALFRAEVGVALEAFKSNADRMSEASDGLARVAAESSGRAARAAQNSQGASVNVENAAQAAEEMGAAIREVEFQVRRVRAEIVEAASVSRDTASSVRALDETARAIGEVVNLIRDIAAQTNLLALNATIEAARAGEAGRGFAVVAAEVKSLASQTADATDRIVAQVGAIQGATGEVVGAIQNIAERMGAIESFANSVATSIEQQAIATGEIASGVAMASSSALSVSSDLSVLADSVEETGQSAEQVRGAAGEVAAQALRLRATVDQFLHSVAA from the coding sequence ATGAAATGGTTCAAGCGGGCCGACAAGGCAGCGACCCCTGCCCAAGCGCTCGCGGCCAGGGACGGCGTCGCCCAATCGCTGGGCAGCCAGATCGCCGGCGCGGCGGTGGCTCTCGTCGCGATCGCCATCGTTTTCGTCGTGGTCGCCGTCGCGCGCTATAACGACACCAAGACGCGCGGCGACCTGGAACAGAAGATGACGGCGCTGACCACCATGGTCGTCAATGCGTCGCCGGCGCTGATCCTGGCGCGCGACACCACCACGCTGGGATACATTCTGGAATCCCTGCGGCGCGATCCCGATTTCGATTCCGGCATCGTGGCCGACGATCTTTCGGTCCTGGCGGGGGCCGGCCGCACCGAGGAGGCGCGCCTGTCGCTGACACCACGTGCGCTGACCGCCGCGCTCGGCCGTGCGCCCTGGGACGTCATGGCGGGCGTGACCTCGACCGAGATCGAGGATCAGACCTATGTCACGAAGCTGCATGTGGTGAAGGTCGGCGGAATCCAGAAGCAGATCGGCTATATCGCGGTTCGCTTCGACAAGACGCGCCTGGTCGCGAGATCCACCTGGGAACAGGTCGCGACGATCGGCTTCGGCATCGCCATCCTGCTGGTGCTGGGGCCGCTGCTCTGGATCTCGCTCTCGCGCACCATGAAGCCGCTGAAAAGCATGACGCGGGCGATCGTCAGCATCTCCGACGGCAAGCTCGACACGCCGATCGACGCCCTCGGCCGGCGTGACGAGATCGGTGCCATCGCTCATGCGCTCGGCATCCTCAAGGTCCGGCTCGGCGAGCGTGCGGTCCTGCAGGAGAAGCAGCATGTCTCGGAAACGGAGCGACGCCAGCACCAGCAGCGCGTCGATGAGGCGATCGCGCTGTTCCGCGCCGAGGTCGGCGTCGCGCTGGAAGCCTTCAAGAGCAATGCCGACCGGATGAGCGAGGCCTCCGACGGCCTTGCCCGCGTCGCGGCGGAATCCTCGGGCCGTGCGGCGCGCGCCGCGCAGAACTCGCAAGGGGCGTCCGTCAATGTGGAGAACGCCGCCCAGGCTGCCGAGGAGATGGGCGCGGCCATTCGCGAGGTCGAGTTCCAGGTCCGGCGTGTCCGCGCCGAGATCGTCGAGGCGGCCTCCGTCTCGCGCGACACGGCAAGCTCTGTGCGTGCGCTCGACGAGACGGCGCGCGCCATCGGCGAGGTGGTGAACCTGATCCGCGACATCGCGGCCCAGACCAATCTCCTGGCGCTGAACGCGACCATCGAGGCGGCCCGCGCCGGCGAGGCCGGTCGTGGCTTCGCGGTCGTCGCCGCCGAGGTCAAGAGCCTCGCTTCACAAACGGCGGACGCCACCGACCGCATCGTCGCGCAGGTCGGCGCCATCCAGGGCGCGACCGGCGAGGTCGTCGGCGCGATCCAGAACATCGCCGAGCGCATGGGTGCGATCGAGAGCTTCGCCAATTCGGTCGCGACCTCGATCGAGCAGCAGGCCATCGCGACGGGTGAGATCGCCAGCGGCGTCGCCATGGCGAGCTCCTCGGCCCTGTCGGTGTCGAGTGATCTGAGCGTGCTCGCCGACAGCGTCGAGGAGACCGGGCAATCGGCGGAGCAGGTCAGGGGCGCGGCGGGAGAGGTCGCGGCCCAGGCTTTGCGCCTGCGCGCCACGGTCGACCAGTTCCTGCACAGCGTCGCCGCCTAG
- a CDS encoding superoxide dismutase yields the protein MSFTLPDLPYAHDALQPFMSKETLEFHHDKHHLAYVTNGNNAIKGTEFEGKSLEEIVKASFGKNPAVFNNAGQHYNHLHFWKWMKPNGGGKLPGALEKAIVDSFGSVEKFKEDFVAAGVGQFGSGWAWLEVKGGKLAISKTPNGESPLVHGATPILGVDVWEHSYYIDYRNRRPDYLKAFLESLVNWDYVAELYDGAKA from the coding sequence ATGTCCTTTACCCTTCCCGATCTGCCCTACGCCCATGACGCGCTCCAGCCCTTCATGTCGAAGGAAACGCTGGAATTCCACCACGACAAGCATCATCTCGCCTATGTCACCAACGGCAACAACGCGATCAAGGGCACGGAATTCGAGGGCAAGTCGCTCGAGGAGATCGTCAAGGCCTCGTTTGGCAAGAACCCCGCCGTGTTCAACAATGCCGGCCAGCACTACAACCACCTGCACTTCTGGAAATGGATGAAGCCCAACGGCGGCGGCAAGCTGCCGGGCGCGCTCGAGAAGGCGATCGTCGATTCCTTCGGCTCGGTCGAGAAGTTCAAGGAAGACTTCGTCGCCGCCGGCGTCGGCCAGTTCGGCTCGGGCTGGGCCTGGCTGGAAGTGAAGGGCGGCAAGCTCGCCATCTCCAAGACCCCCAATGGCGAGAGCCCGCTGGTCCATGGCGCGACCCCGATCCTGGGCGTCGACGTCTGGGAGCACTCCTACTACATCGACTACCGCAACCGCCGTCCCGACTATCTCAAGGCTTTCCTCGAGAGCCTGGTGAACTGGGACTACGTCGCCGAGCTCTATGACGGCGCCAAGGCCTGA
- a CDS encoding ABC transporter ATP-binding protein, with protein MSALIELDRVSKSFSRGGLFSTQRVEAVKEVSFALETNKPEIFTVIGESGSGKSTLARMVLGIHTPNSGKVRLGGRDVETYERRAFMAEVQPIFQNPFEAFNPLKQLDRYLFMTAERFGGASGKSAAEGQADGALRQVGLSLAEIRGRFPHELSGGQLQRVAIARALVAKPRLIVADEPVSMVDASLRMSIVNLFGRLRDELGLSIVYITHDLATAYYISDRLIIMQKGVVVEQGPARAVLSAPTHPYSRQLRDAVLTPDSAGAFRADHPRKAVATPGATS; from the coding sequence ATGAGCGCGCTCATCGAGCTCGACCGGGTCAGCAAGAGCTTCTCGCGCGGCGGGCTGTTCTCGACGCAACGCGTCGAGGCGGTGAAGGAGGTGAGCTTCGCGCTCGAAACGAACAAGCCGGAGATCTTCACCGTGATCGGCGAGTCGGGCTCCGGCAAGTCGACGCTGGCGCGGATGGTCCTCGGCATCCACACGCCGAACTCCGGCAAGGTCCGGCTCGGGGGGCGCGATGTCGAAACCTACGAGCGGCGCGCCTTCATGGCGGAGGTCCAGCCGATCTTCCAGAACCCGTTCGAGGCGTTCAATCCGCTGAAGCAGCTCGACCGCTATCTGTTCATGACAGCCGAACGTTTCGGCGGAGCCTCGGGCAAGAGCGCAGCCGAGGGGCAGGCCGACGGGGCGCTCAGGCAGGTCGGGCTGTCGCTGGCCGAGATCAGGGGGCGGTTCCCGCACGAGCTTTCCGGCGGCCAGCTCCAGCGCGTCGCCATCGCCCGCGCGCTCGTCGCCAAGCCCCGTCTGATCGTCGCCGACGAGCCGGTCTCGATGGTCGATGCTTCGCTGCGCATGTCGATCGTCAACCTGTTCGGCCGGCTGCGCGACGAGCTCGGCCTGTCGATCGTCTACATCACCCACGACCTCGCCACCGCCTACTACATCAGCGACCGGCTGATCATCATGCAGAAGGGCGTGGTGGTCGAGCAGGGGCCAGCGCGCGCCGTGCTCTCGGCGCCCACCCATCCCTATTCCCGCCAGCTCCGCGACGCCGTGCTCACGCCCGACAGCGCCGGGGCCTTCCGTGCCGATCATCCACGCAAAGCCGTTGCTACACCCGGAGCCACGTCATGA
- a CDS encoding ArsR/SmtB family transcription factor, producing the protein MNENPPSLHRGRRSNGSRAPRAEGRQDLGFLVVNADRQYQVLRGLASPVRLRILRLLNRQGPKNINQIAEALGLPQSTIATNVQVLEEAELISTSLGKAAKGQQKICAARYSEIVVNLDPDDPSRDHNIVEVEMPLGLYTSSNVSAPCGFCSTERILGVLDVPELFLDPRRVQAALIWFGRGYVEYKFPNNAKVLNRAIAALEFEMEMSSEVPGTNADWPSDISLWINERKVGTWTCPGDYGDRRGTYTPPWWKLEGSQYGILTTWRITAEGTFLGERKLSDIATTDLDLDRHHSIRLRIGIDDKEGRPGGVNIFGRGFGNHNQDIKMRLHLYATNALPHIAT; encoded by the coding sequence ATGAACGAAAACCCGCCATCACTGCATCGCGGACGCCGCAGCAATGGCAGCAGAGCGCCGCGCGCCGAGGGCCGGCAGGACCTTGGCTTCCTCGTCGTCAATGCGGACCGCCAATATCAGGTGCTGCGCGGCTTAGCCTCCCCGGTCAGGCTGCGCATCCTGAGACTGCTCAACCGGCAGGGACCGAAGAACATCAACCAGATCGCCGAGGCGCTAGGCCTGCCGCAATCCACGATTGCGACCAATGTCCAGGTGCTCGAAGAGGCTGAGCTGATCTCGACGTCGCTCGGCAAGGCAGCCAAAGGGCAGCAAAAGATTTGCGCCGCGCGCTATTCCGAGATCGTCGTCAATCTTGATCCCGACGACCCTAGCCGCGACCACAACATCGTCGAGGTCGAAATGCCGCTCGGGCTCTATACGAGTTCCAACGTCTCGGCGCCTTGCGGGTTCTGCTCGACCGAGCGCATCCTCGGCGTGCTCGACGTGCCGGAGCTGTTCCTCGATCCGCGCCGGGTGCAGGCCGCACTGATCTGGTTCGGCCGGGGCTATGTCGAATACAAATTCCCGAACAACGCCAAAGTGCTGAATCGGGCCATCGCGGCACTGGAATTCGAGATGGAGATGTCGTCGGAGGTGCCCGGCACCAATGCCGATTGGCCTTCTGACATCAGCCTCTGGATCAATGAGCGCAAGGTCGGCACCTGGACATGTCCCGGCGACTATGGCGATCGCCGCGGAACCTATACGCCGCCCTGGTGGAAGCTCGAAGGTTCCCAATACGGCATCCTGACGACCTGGCGTATCACCGCAGAAGGCACCTTCCTCGGCGAGCGCAAACTCAGCGATATCGCGACGACCGATCTCGACCTTGATCGCCACCATTCGATCCGGCTGCGCATCGGCATCGACGATAAGGAGGGTCGGCCGGGAGGGGTCAACATTTTCGGCCGCGGCTTCGGCAACCACAACCAGGACATCAAAATGCGGCTGCATCTGTACGCTACGAACGCCCTGCCTCACATCGCGACCTGA